A single Mercenaria mercenaria strain notata chromosome 9, MADL_Memer_1, whole genome shotgun sequence DNA region contains:
- the LOC123548121 gene encoding acanthoscurrin-2-like: MKGVIAYLLSVLLAAVTAFNWKGGYGGGGGGYGGGGYGGGGYGGGGYNGGGGYGGGGYNGGGGYNGGYGGVGGFGGNNGGFGGGGFNGGFNGGYGGNNYNNGRGGFGGMGGYGGRGGYGGIIGGGIGGCGRYGCGGIGGIRGGFYRPRYRKHRHGKKFG; the protein is encoded by the exons atgaAGGGTGTTATAGCATACTTGTTGTCTGTTTTGCTTGCCGCTGTTACGGCGTTTAATTGGAAGGGAGGCTAtggcggcggcggtggcggctACGGAGGTGGAGGTTATGGTGGTGGAGGTTATGGTGGTGGCGGGTACAACGGAGGTGGAGGCTATGGTGGTGGCGGGTACAACGGCGGCGGAGGATACAACGGCGGCTATGGTGGTGTCGGAGGATTCGGAG GAAACAACGGTGGGTTTGGCGGCGGAGGATTCAACGGTGGATTCAATGGCGGTTATGGAG GCAATAATTACAACAATGGGCGTGGTGGATTTGGCGGAATGGGTGGATATGGTGGCAGAGGTGGATACGGCGGCATTATTGGCGGCGGAATCGGTGGATGCGGACGTTATGGCTGTGGTGGTATAGGCGGTATCCGAGGTGGATTCTACAGGCCCAGATACCGTAAACACAGACACGGCAAG aaattcgGTTAA